The following proteins are encoded in a genomic region of Dyadobacter sp. UC 10:
- the eno gene encoding phosphopyruvate hydratase produces the protein MSTIQSVHARQILDSRGNPTIEVDIRTENGYLGRAAVPSGASTGKHEAVELRDNDKSVYVGKGVLQAVENVNDIIFPELIGCSVFEQNLIDKIMLELDGTPNKGKLGANAILGVSLAAAKAAAQEANLPLYRYVGGTNANTLPVPMMNILNGGSHADNSIDFQEFMIMPAKADTFSQALRMGVEVFHTLKTVLKSKGYSTNVGDEGGFAPNIKSNEEAIEIVIQAIEKAGYKPGEEIFIAMDAAVSEFYEDGFYHFKKSDGRKLSSAEMADYWTQWVAKYPIISIEDGMDEDDWAGWKTLTDSVGKKCQLVGDDLFVTNVTRLQQGIESQIANAVLVKVNQIGSLTETIDTVNLAKRNSYKSIMSHRSGETEDSTIADLAVALNTGQIKTGSASRSDRMAKYNQLLRIEEELGESAYFPGLKF, from the coding sequence ATGAGTACGATTCAGTCAGTACATGCAAGACAAATTCTGGATTCAAGAGGAAACCCAACAATAGAAGTTGATATTCGTACCGAAAACGGTTATCTGGGGCGTGCTGCTGTTCCTTCTGGTGCATCGACCGGAAAGCATGAGGCCGTTGAACTTCGCGATAACGACAAAAGCGTTTACGTTGGAAAAGGAGTTTTGCAGGCAGTTGAAAATGTAAACGATATTATTTTCCCCGAATTGATCGGTTGCTCAGTTTTCGAGCAAAATCTGATAGATAAGATCATGTTGGAGCTTGATGGTACGCCTAATAAGGGCAAGTTAGGTGCCAACGCAATTCTTGGTGTTTCTCTTGCAGCTGCCAAAGCAGCCGCGCAGGAAGCAAACCTTCCACTTTATCGTTACGTAGGCGGTACTAACGCAAATACGCTTCCGGTTCCGATGATGAATATTCTGAACGGAGGAAGTCATGCCGACAATTCCATCGATTTTCAGGAATTTATGATCATGCCTGCAAAAGCAGATACATTTTCACAGGCATTGCGCATGGGTGTTGAAGTTTTCCATACACTTAAAACTGTATTGAAAAGCAAAGGCTACTCAACCAACGTTGGTGACGAAGGGGGATTTGCACCAAATATCAAATCCAATGAAGAGGCGATCGAAATTGTAATCCAGGCTATTGAAAAAGCGGGCTACAAACCAGGCGAAGAGATCTTCATTGCAATGGATGCAGCAGTTTCTGAATTTTACGAAGATGGATTCTATCACTTCAAAAAATCAGACGGGCGCAAATTGAGCTCTGCTGAAATGGCTGATTACTGGACTCAGTGGGTTGCTAAATACCCTATTATCTCTATTGAAGACGGAATGGATGAAGATGACTGGGCTGGCTGGAAGACATTGACAGATTCAGTTGGCAAGAAATGCCAGCTTGTTGGAGATGATCTTTTTGTTACTAATGTTACCCGTCTGCAACAAGGTATCGAGTCACAAATAGCAAATGCGGTTCTTGTTAAAGTAAATCAAATAGGCTCTTTAACTGAAACAATTGACACTGTAAATCTTGCAAAACGTAACAGCTACAAGAGCATTATGTCGCACAGATCCGGTGAAACTGAGGATTCAACTATTGCCGATCTTGCCGTTGCATTGAATACAGGGCAGATCAAAACAGGTTCAGCATCCCGCTCGGACCGTATGGCGAAATACAACCAGCTACTCCGGATCGAAGAAGAGCTCGGTGAAAGCGCATATTTCCCAGGTTTAAAATTCTGA
- a CDS encoding FtsB family cell division protein → MKSNSFWSFQTLKNFYVATLVAWLIWVLFLDNNNAKVVFSNRMKMKELETEKSKLLDKIAQVKKERNEVFGNPKMVEKWAREKFLMRKPNEEVFVIVDENNQPIESKKEE, encoded by the coding sequence ATGAAAAGTAACTCGTTCTGGTCCTTCCAAACGCTAAAAAATTTTTATGTCGCCACGCTTGTTGCCTGGCTGATATGGGTATTATTCCTGGATAACAACAACGCGAAAGTGGTGTTTTCTAACAGGATGAAAATGAAGGAGCTTGAAACCGAGAAGTCTAAGCTATTAGACAAAATCGCGCAAGTGAAAAAGGAACGGAATGAAGTATTTGGGAATCCGAAAATGGTAGAAAAATGGGCGCGGGAGAAGTTCCTGATGAGAAAGCCCAATGAAGAGGTTTTCGTGATCGTTGACGAAAACAATCAACCGATAGAAAGTAAAAAAGAGGAGTGA
- a CDS encoding thioredoxin domain-containing protein, with product MKILSAITLLILALTNAALGQIQLTPDEFERQISSNEKTQLLDVRTPNEYQDGHLRNAKNINYKDPNFRQLVSGLDKNKPVYVYCLSGGRSGAAAKILRESGFNKIYDLKGGYLKWSAAGKKTEGTSASESVSAISKTDFQHLIASDKVVLVDFYAPWCAPCQKMLPTVKKLTSEYSGKAKIQTINYDQNKTLAKELKIEEVPTFLLYKSGKLVMRKEGLLREEDFRELLDANI from the coding sequence ATGAAAATTTTAAGTGCAATAACTCTTTTGATCCTGGCCCTGACGAATGCTGCCCTGGGCCAAATCCAACTTACTCCGGATGAATTCGAGCGACAGATTTCTAGCAACGAAAAAACACAGCTGCTTGACGTGCGTACTCCAAACGAATACCAGGATGGGCATTTGCGAAATGCGAAGAATATAAATTATAAAGATCCAAATTTTCGTCAGCTGGTTAGCGGGCTCGACAAAAACAAGCCGGTATATGTGTATTGCCTTTCGGGAGGACGAAGTGGAGCGGCTGCAAAGATCTTGCGGGAGAGCGGTTTTAATAAAATTTATGACCTGAAGGGTGGATACTTAAAATGGTCAGCGGCGGGTAAGAAAACAGAGGGTACCTCTGCAAGCGAATCAGTCAGCGCTATATCGAAAACAGATTTCCAGCATTTGATCGCTTCTGACAAGGTAGTGCTGGTTGACTTTTACGCTCCATGGTGTGCACCTTGTCAAAAAATGCTGCCAACCGTCAAGAAACTCACGTCCGAATACAGTGGAAAGGCAAAGATCCAGACAATTAACTACGATCAGAATAAGACGCTGGCTAAGGAGCTTAAAATTGAAGAAGTGCCCACTTTTTTGTTATATAAGAGTGGAAAGCTGGTAATGCGGAAAGAAGGGCTTCTGAGAGAGGAAGACTTTCGAGAATTATTGGATGCTAACATTTAA